Proteins encoded within one genomic window of Oryza brachyantha chromosome 7, ObraRS2, whole genome shotgun sequence:
- the LOC102700160 gene encoding glucan endo-1,3-beta-glucosidase 4 isoform X1, which yields MLYCSKSIVEGSWSSTMLAQRWERCSILLLVFLLSNAYGSLLESSSSSSTDAEAIGSESAPASEAAGGEGKRRSLATGLFCVALQNADPAALQEGLNWACGQGHANCAAIQPGGPCYKQNNLPALASYAYNDYYQRNAGSGATCSFNGTATTTAADPSSGQCVFSGSSMAGGTTPAANAPSTVGPFTPGFGNGSSPSTFGSPGTSPLTPFDGAVSAMSGARRALLLASPVVFFLLL from the exons ATGCTGTATTGCAGTAAG TCGATCGTGGAGGGTTCTTGGAGCAGTACAATGTTGGCCCAAAGATGGGAAAGATGCAGCATTCTTCTGCTCGTCTTTCTCCTCTCAAATGCATACG GGAGTCTTCttgagagcagcagcagcagcagcaccgacGCCGAGGCGATCGGTTCAGAGAGCGCCCCGGCGtcggaggcggccggcggcgagggcaagAGGCGGTCGCTGGCGACGGGGCTGTTCTGCGTGGCGCTGCAGAACGCCGACCCGGCGGCGCTGCAGGAGGGGCTGAACTGGGCGTGCGGCCAGGGGCACGCCAACTGCGCGGCGATCCAGCCGGGAGGGCCGTGCTACAAGCAGAACAACCTGCCGGCGCTGGCGTCCTACGCCTACAACGACTACTACCAGCGCAacgccggctccggcgccaCCTGCAGCTTCAAcggcaccgccaccaccaccgccgccgatcccA GTTCAGGGCAGTGCGTCTTCTCAGGAAG CTCCATGGCGGGAGGcaccacgccggcggcgaacgcgcCCTCCACCGTCGGCCCGTTCACGCCGGGGTTCGGTAacgggtcgtcgccgtcgaccttCGGAAGCCCGGGCACCAGCCCCCTGACCCCCTTCGACGGCGCCGTCAGCGCCATGTCCGGCGCTCGCCGGGCGCTGCTGCTGGCGTCGCcggtcgtcttcttcctcctcctctga
- the LOC102701285 gene encoding uncharacterized protein LOC102701285: MAAAAAAAASTARGSHRPWTAPTTRASRGVSISTSSCRVLSPPAPICARGRSAMDAAPRREAAVAKAGTADARPSSSLSDAVSYSSGISTDMPLYEPPGVSFDEYLLDRARVFRAMFPDESRSQRLSDEEWRVQMLPLQFLLLTVHPVVVMQLRHRDGVLDLRITEWELRGLERGYAPASFDLGVRGSLYADRSRGRRACRLRGHLKISITCVLPPPMRLVPKDVMRGVAESVLQRLAEKMKRDVDVGLIADFQKFRREKAAAAAATAKLNAIPDRKH, from the exons atggccgccgccgccgccgccgcagcgagCACCGCTCGCGGCAGCCACCGGCCATGGACGGCGCCTACGACGAGGGCAAGCCGCGGTGTTAGTATCAGCACTAGCAGCTGCCGAGTCTTGTCCCCCCCTGCGCCGATCTGCGCGAGAGGTCGTAGCGCCATGGatgccgcgccgcggcgggaaGCCGCCGTGGCCAAGGCCGGCACGGCGGATGCGCGGCCTTCGTCGTCGTTGTCAGACGCCGTCTCCTACTCCTCCGGCATCTCCACCGACATGCCGCTCTACGAGCCTCCCGGG GTGTCGTTCGACGAGTACCTCCTCGACCGCGCGCGCGTGTTCCGCGCCATGTTCCCCGACGAGAGCAGGAGCCAGCGCCTCAGCGAC GAGGAATGGAGAGTCCAGATGCTGCCGCTGCagttcctcctcctcaccgtgCACCCCGTCGTCGTCATGCAGCTGCGCCACCGCGACGGCGTGCTCGACCTCCGAATC ACGGAGTGGGAGCTGCGTGGGCTGGAGCGCGGCTACGCGCCGGCGAGCTTCGACCTCGGCGTCCGCGGGTCGCTCTACGCCGACAGgagccgcggccgccgggcCTGCCGATTGAGGGGCCACCTCAAGATCTCCATCACCTGcgtcctgccgccgccgatgcgCCTCGTTCCGAAGGACGTCATGCGCGGCGTCGCCGAGTCG GTTCTACAGAGGCTCGCCGAGAAGATGAAGAGGGACGTCGACGTCGGCCTCATAGCCGACTTCCAGAAATTCCGGCGGGAGAAGGCAGCGGCCGCCGCAGCGACGGCGAAGCTGAATGCCATACCAGACAGAAAACACTGA
- the LOC102700160 gene encoding glucan endo-1,3-beta-glucosidase 4 isoform X2 — MLAQRWERCSILLLVFLLSNAYGSLLESSSSSSTDAEAIGSESAPASEAAGGEGKRRSLATGLFCVALQNADPAALQEGLNWACGQGHANCAAIQPGGPCYKQNNLPALASYAYNDYYQRNAGSGATCSFNGTATTTAADPSSGQCVFSGSSMAGGTTPAANAPSTVGPFTPGFGNGSSPSTFGSPGTSPLTPFDGAVSAMSGARRALLLASPVVFFLLL, encoded by the exons ATGTTGGCCCAAAGATGGGAAAGATGCAGCATTCTTCTGCTCGTCTTTCTCCTCTCAAATGCATACG GGAGTCTTCttgagagcagcagcagcagcagcaccgacGCCGAGGCGATCGGTTCAGAGAGCGCCCCGGCGtcggaggcggccggcggcgagggcaagAGGCGGTCGCTGGCGACGGGGCTGTTCTGCGTGGCGCTGCAGAACGCCGACCCGGCGGCGCTGCAGGAGGGGCTGAACTGGGCGTGCGGCCAGGGGCACGCCAACTGCGCGGCGATCCAGCCGGGAGGGCCGTGCTACAAGCAGAACAACCTGCCGGCGCTGGCGTCCTACGCCTACAACGACTACTACCAGCGCAacgccggctccggcgccaCCTGCAGCTTCAAcggcaccgccaccaccaccgccgccgatcccA GTTCAGGGCAGTGCGTCTTCTCAGGAAG CTCCATGGCGGGAGGcaccacgccggcggcgaacgcgcCCTCCACCGTCGGCCCGTTCACGCCGGGGTTCGGTAacgggtcgtcgccgtcgaccttCGGAAGCCCGGGCACCAGCCCCCTGACCCCCTTCGACGGCGCCGTCAGCGCCATGTCCGGCGCTCGCCGGGCGCTGCTGCTGGCGTCGCcggtcgtcttcttcctcctcctctga